The Halorientalis sp. IM1011 genome window below encodes:
- a CDS encoding methionine adenosyltransferase, with product MTERNIRVEPTNRLAVEDQEVEIVERKGIGHPDSICDGVAERVSQALARAYIERVGKPLHYNTDETQLVAGSAAPAFGGGEVQEPIYLLIVGRATKEYEGTKIPAETIALEAAREYLNEELPRLDVGRDVVIDVKLGEGSGDLRDVFGEDGAVPMANDTSFGVGHAPLTETEKIVYETEHRLNGEYAAENPVVGPDVKVMGKREGDHVDVTVAAAMIDEHVADLDEYRDAVEGVREYVGDLARSITDRSVTVHVNTADDYEDGAIYLTCTGTSAEQGDDGSVGRGNRANGLITPNRPMSMEATSGKNAVNHIGKIYNLLSTDVAEAVVDEVDGIRELQIRLLSQIGRPIDEPHVADAHVVTEDGVSVADIEADVTEIVDERLADVTSITERAIEGDLSTF from the coding sequence ATGACCGAGCGGAACATTCGCGTCGAGCCGACGAACCGGCTCGCCGTCGAAGATCAGGAAGTGGAGATCGTCGAGCGGAAGGGAATCGGGCATCCGGACTCGATCTGTGACGGGGTAGCCGAGCGCGTCTCGCAGGCGCTCGCAAGGGCCTACATCGAGCGCGTGGGCAAACCACTGCACTACAACACCGACGAGACGCAGCTGGTGGCGGGCAGCGCCGCGCCTGCCTTCGGCGGCGGCGAGGTGCAGGAACCGATCTACCTGCTGATCGTTGGCCGCGCGACCAAGGAGTACGAGGGGACCAAGATCCCGGCCGAGACCATCGCGCTGGAGGCGGCCCGCGAGTATCTCAACGAGGAACTCCCCCGGCTCGACGTGGGTCGGGACGTGGTGATCGACGTGAAACTCGGCGAAGGGAGCGGCGACCTCCGAGACGTGTTCGGCGAGGACGGCGCGGTGCCGATGGCCAACGACACGAGCTTCGGGGTCGGCCACGCGCCCCTGACCGAGACCGAGAAGATCGTCTACGAGACCGAGCACCGACTCAACGGCGAGTACGCAGCGGAGAATCCCGTGGTCGGGCCGGACGTGAAGGTGATGGGCAAGCGGGAGGGCGACCACGTCGACGTGACCGTCGCCGCCGCGATGATAGACGAACACGTCGCCGACCTCGACGAGTACCGCGATGCCGTCGAGGGCGTCCGCGAGTACGTCGGCGACCTGGCCCGGTCGATCACGGACCGTTCCGTCACCGTCCACGTCAACACCGCCGACGACTACGAGGACGGCGCGATCTACCTGACCTGTACCGGGACCTCCGCCGAGCAGGGCGACGACGGCTCCGTCGGCCGGGGGAATCGCGCGAACGGCCTCATCACGCCAAACCGCCCGATGAGTATGGAAGCGACGAGCGGGAAAAACGCCGTCAACCACATCGGGAAGATCTACAACCTGCTCTCGACGGACGTGGCCGAGGCCGTCGTCGACGAGGTCGACGGCATCCGGGAACTCCAGATTCGCCTGCTCAGTCAGATCGGACGGCCCATCGACGAGCCACACGTCGCCGACGCCCACGTCGTCACCGAGGACGGCGTCTCCGTCGCCGACATCGAGGCGGACGTGACCGAGATCGTCGACGAGCGGCTGGCGGACGTGACCTCGATCACCGAGCGGGCGATCGAGGGCGACCTCTCGACGTTCTGA
- the cyaB gene encoding class IV adenylate cyclase, with the protein MYEVEVKVRADHEAVRARLDELDAEPLGTVEQVDTYFDAPHRDFAETDEALRLREERDADGAVTELTYKGPLVEQASKTREEIESKVADRERVQAIFESLGFSPAATVEKERTRYRIEEFTVTLDTVSEVGEFVEVETECEHEEDVPAEREAAEDLLESLALNPEDGIRTSYLGMLLADGNA; encoded by the coding sequence ATGTACGAGGTGGAGGTCAAGGTCCGCGCCGATCACGAGGCCGTCCGCGCTCGATTGGACGAACTCGACGCCGAACCACTGGGTACCGTCGAACAGGTCGACACCTACTTCGACGCACCCCACCGGGACTTCGCCGAGACCGACGAGGCGCTGCGGCTCCGGGAAGAACGCGACGCCGACGGTGCGGTGACCGAACTGACCTACAAGGGGCCGCTCGTCGAGCAAGCGTCCAAGACCCGTGAGGAGATCGAGTCGAAAGTGGCGGATCGCGAACGCGTGCAGGCGATCTTCGAATCCCTCGGCTTCTCGCCGGCCGCTACGGTCGAGAAGGAACGCACCCGATACCGGATCGAGGAGTTCACCGTCACCCTCGATACAGTGTCGGAGGTCGGCGAGTTCGTCGAGGTCGAGACCGAGTGTGAACACGAGGAAGACGTGCCGGCAGAACGCGAGGCCGCCGAGGACCTGCTCGAATCGCTCGCCCTGAACCCAGAGGACGGCATCCGAACCTCGTATCTCGGCATGCTCCTCGCCGATGGTAATGCCTGA
- a CDS encoding peptidylprolyl isomerase, translating to MSDEAEADEAEQADDVAESEETAESEQSGLQAGDFVELDYTARTVEEGMIVDTTYPEVAEEEGLDEEDREFEPRTLVLGEGFLFEAVEDDIIGGEVGDNGTVEIPAAEAFGEFDEDDVRTVSVNKIPEDDQYPGAQVQVDGQQGRVETLVGGRARVDFNHPLAGEDIEYDYEVVGEVDDQLEQAQSLFDMYLGMDLEMWIQTDEVEEEELVQPDEEGDEDEEPEPETEVVEVEKETLYIEANPQLSMNQQWMMQKQQICQQVTDLLGLDRVIIQEIIDGSGMGMGMGGMMGGMGGGPGGEDIEEALEDADVDADEIMEEIEGAAEEANE from the coding sequence ATGAGTGACGAAGCCGAGGCCGACGAGGCCGAACAGGCCGATGACGTAGCCGAGAGTGAGGAGACAGCTGAATCCGAACAGTCCGGACTCCAGGCGGGCGACTTCGTGGAACTGGACTACACTGCCCGCACCGTCGAAGAGGGCATGATCGTCGACACGACCTACCCCGAGGTCGCCGAGGAAGAGGGTCTGGACGAGGAAGACCGCGAGTTCGAGCCCCGAACGCTCGTGCTCGGCGAGGGCTTCCTCTTCGAGGCCGTCGAGGACGACATCATCGGCGGCGAGGTCGGCGACAACGGGACCGTCGAGATCCCCGCCGCCGAGGCGTTCGGCGAGTTCGACGAGGACGACGTTCGGACCGTGAGCGTCAACAAGATCCCCGAGGACGACCAGTACCCCGGCGCACAGGTTCAGGTCGACGGCCAGCAGGGCCGCGTCGAGACCCTCGTCGGCGGCCGCGCCCGCGTCGACTTCAACCACCCGCTCGCGGGTGAGGACATCGAGTACGACTACGAGGTCGTCGGCGAGGTCGACGACCAGCTCGAACAGGCCCAGAGCCTCTTCGACATGTACCTCGGGATGGATCTGGAGATGTGGATCCAGACCGACGAGGTCGAGGAAGAGGAACTCGTCCAGCCCGACGAGGAGGGTGACGAGGACGAAGAACCCGAGCCCGAGACGGAGGTCGTCGAGGTCGAGAAGGAGACCCTCTACATCGAGGCCAACCCGCAGCTCAGCATGAACCAGCAGTGGATGATGCAGAAACAACAGATCTGTCAGCAGGTCACGGATCTGCTCGGTCTCGATCGCGTGATCATCCAGGAGATCATCGACGGCTCCGGGATGGGCATGGGCATGGGCGGCATGATGGGCGGCATGGGCGGCGGCCCCGGCGGCGAGGACATCGAGGAAGCCCTCGAAGACGCCGACGTCGACGCCGACGAGATCATGGAAGAGATCGAAGGCGCTGCCGAAGAAGCCAACGAGTAA
- a CDS encoding A/G-specific adenine glycosylase encodes MSEEAPAALSGVDVPAVRTALIEWYEADHRDYPWRQTENPYEILVSEVMSQQTQLDRVVDAWEDFLSRWPTVEDLAAADRADVVGFWTGHSLGYNNRAKYLHEAAEQVVSDYDGEFPEDPDELSELMGVGPYTANAVASFAFNNGDAVVDTNVKRVLYRAFDVDDDDSAFERAARELMPAGESRVWNNAIMELGGVACEKTPSCDAAGCPWREFCHAYETGDFTAPDVPTQPDFEGSRRQFRGRVVRVLGEHDELSLDELGPRIRVDYAPDGEYGREWLRGLLDDLADDGIVQVREQGGTTLATLEQ; translated from the coding sequence ATGAGTGAGGAGGCCCCCGCGGCGCTCTCCGGGGTCGACGTGCCCGCCGTCCGGACGGCGCTGATCGAGTGGTACGAGGCCGACCACAGGGACTATCCCTGGCGGCAGACCGAGAACCCCTACGAGATCCTGGTCTCGGAAGTGATGAGCCAGCAGACCCAGCTCGACCGCGTGGTCGACGCCTGGGAGGACTTTCTTTCCCGGTGGCCGACGGTCGAGGACCTCGCCGCGGCCGACCGGGCGGACGTGGTCGGGTTCTGGACCGGCCACAGTCTCGGGTACAACAACCGCGCGAAGTACCTCCACGAGGCCGCAGAACAGGTCGTCTCCGACTACGACGGCGAGTTCCCCGAAGATCCCGACGAACTCTCGGAACTGATGGGTGTCGGCCCCTACACCGCCAACGCAGTGGCCTCCTTCGCCTTCAACAACGGCGACGCCGTCGTCGACACGAACGTCAAACGCGTCCTCTATCGGGCCTTCGACGTGGACGACGACGACAGCGCGTTCGAGCGGGCGGCCCGGGAACTCATGCCGGCGGGTGAGTCCCGCGTGTGGAACAACGCGATCATGGAACTGGGTGGTGTGGCCTGCGAGAAGACCCCCTCCTGCGACGCGGCGGGGTGTCCCTGGCGGGAGTTCTGCCACGCCTACGAAACCGGTGACTTCACCGCGCCCGACGTCCCGACCCAACCCGACTTCGAGGGGAGTCGTCGGCAGTTCCGTGGGCGGGTGGTCCGCGTACTGGGTGAACACGACGAACTGTCGCTGGACGAACTGGGGCCGCGAATCCGGGTCGATTACGCCCCCGACGGCGAGTACGGCCGCGAGTGGCTTCGAGGCCTGCTGGACGACCTGGCAGACGACGGCATCGTGCAAGTCCGCGAACAGGGTGGGACGACGCTCGCGACACTCGAACAGTGA
- a CDS encoding VanZ family protein, producing MRRVPVPLVPAWLRWLGVAIVAAFVFVTSVVVAPPPEPIVPGKVEIIPLDKWRHFLAYGAIAYALAYALADSDRPRTHLAASVFCVTVLYGIGIELWQWTIPNRFFSVGDAYANAIGAALVVVWYAVESYLQFRPVASFLSEREPDA from the coding sequence ATGCGACGGGTCCCGGTTCCGCTCGTTCCGGCGTGGCTCCGGTGGCTCGGTGTGGCTATCGTCGCCGCCTTCGTCTTCGTCACGTCGGTGGTGGTCGCGCCGCCGCCCGAACCCATCGTTCCGGGCAAGGTCGAGATTATTCCACTCGACAAGTGGCGACACTTCCTCGCGTACGGGGCCATCGCCTACGCGCTTGCGTACGCTCTCGCGGACTCCGATCGGCCGCGCACCCACCTCGCCGCGAGCGTGTTCTGCGTGACTGTGCTGTACGGCATCGGTATCGAACTCTGGCAGTGGACGATCCCGAACCGGTTTTTCAGCGTCGGGGACGCCTACGCCAACGCCATCGGGGCCGCGCTGGTCGTCGTCTGGTACGCAGTCGAGTCGTACCTGCAGTTCCGCCCGGTAGCTTCGTTTTTGTCGGAACGGGAACCCGACGCCTGA
- a CDS encoding long-chain fatty acid--CoA ligase, with product MTTTEELLQLEREYTDEVTGSGTIPELFEASVERHTDLPAQQYKGGVYDRSLTDDVIPEPAEGEWGLLTYERMAEIVRYLAAGFRELGMDSGDRVGLFSNTRMEWAQADFALLAAGGVVTTIYTESSPRQVRYLLNDPGATGVVVENEELLARVLDVKEDTDVEFVVLVDGVDVYDENDDIYTLAEVYELGREAFDESTYRSWIDQQSPEDLASLIYTSGTTGKPKGVQLTHANFRANVSQIRKRFGPRPDKDEDTPVLDSDVKTLSFLPLAHVFERTAGHFSMFGAGATVAYAESPDTVQEDMKAVEPSTATSVPRVYERVFDAMREQAASSDLKEKIFQRALEIGKEYGRTENPSRRLKLEYYVANKLVFQQVKDQLGGNIDYFVSGGGSLNKELAELFRGMGLEIFEGYGLTETSPVVSTNPAEDPRPGTLGPPVAGMDIHLDDSVIGPDRKEKADGEIGELLLKGPNVTQGYWNRPEETEDAFTTLSDDADDDPWFRTGDIIEQTEDGYLVYHDRLKQLLVLSTGKNVAPGPIEDAFATSERVDQVMVMGDNQKFISALIVPNLEAVERWADEEGIDLPEDPDDVCDDERVREWVQEAVDEVNEQFEKHETIKRFELVHVEWTPENDMLTSSMKLKRRNIRDHFFHKVEAIYGEEASAD from the coding sequence ATGACCACAACGGAGGAGTTGTTGCAACTGGAGCGGGAGTACACGGACGAAGTTACCGGCTCGGGGACGATTCCCGAGTTGTTCGAGGCGAGCGTCGAGCGGCACACTGATCTGCCCGCCCAGCAGTACAAGGGTGGCGTCTACGACCGGTCGCTGACCGACGACGTGATCCCCGAACCGGCCGAGGGCGAGTGGGGGCTGTTGACCTACGAGCGGATGGCCGAAATCGTCCGGTACCTGGCGGCTGGATTCCGTGAACTCGGAATGGACAGCGGTGACCGCGTGGGGCTGTTCTCGAACACGCGGATGGAGTGGGCACAGGCCGACTTCGCGCTGCTCGCAGCGGGCGGCGTCGTCACGACAATCTACACTGAATCCTCGCCCCGGCAGGTCCGGTATCTTCTGAACGATCCCGGTGCGACGGGCGTCGTCGTCGAGAACGAGGAACTGCTGGCCCGGGTGCTGGACGTGAAAGAGGACACCGACGTGGAGTTCGTCGTCCTCGTCGACGGCGTCGACGTCTACGACGAGAACGACGACATCTACACGCTCGCGGAGGTCTACGAACTCGGCCGCGAGGCCTTCGACGAGTCGACCTACCGATCCTGGATCGACCAGCAGTCACCCGAGGACCTCGCCAGCCTGATCTACACCTCCGGGACGACGGGCAAGCCGAAGGGCGTCCAGTTGACCCACGCGAACTTCCGGGCCAACGTCAGCCAGATCCGCAAGCGGTTCGGCCCGCGTCCCGACAAGGACGAGGACACACCGGTCCTCGACTCGGACGTGAAGACCCTCTCCTTCCTCCCGCTGGCGCACGTCTTCGAGCGGACCGCCGGCCACTTCTCGATGTTCGGTGCCGGTGCGACCGTCGCCTACGCCGAGAGCCCGGACACGGTGCAGGAGGACATGAAGGCCGTCGAGCCGTCGACGGCCACGAGCGTCCCGCGGGTCTACGAGCGTGTCTTCGACGCCATGCGCGAACAGGCCGCCTCCTCGGACCTCAAGGAGAAGATCTTCCAGCGCGCCCTGGAGATCGGCAAGGAGTACGGCCGGACCGAGAACCCGAGCCGGCGGCTCAAACTGGAGTACTACGTCGCGAACAAACTCGTCTTCCAGCAGGTCAAAGATCAGCTCGGCGGCAACATCGACTACTTCGTCAGCGGCGGCGGCAGTCTCAACAAGGAACTCGCGGAGCTGTTCCGCGGGATGGGCCTGGAGATCTTCGAGGGGTATGGCCTCACCGAGACCTCGCCGGTCGTCTCGACCAATCCAGCCGAGGACCCCCGGCCCGGGACGCTCGGCCCGCCGGTAGCCGGGATGGACATCCACCTCGACGACAGCGTCATCGGCCCGGACCGAAAGGAGAAGGCCGACGGCGAAATCGGCGAGTTGCTCCTGAAGGGGCCGAACGTCACGCAGGGGTACTGGAACAGACCCGAGGAGACCGAGGACGCCTTCACGACCCTGTCCGACGACGCGGACGACGACCCGTGGTTCCGGACCGGCGACATAATCGAGCAGACCGAGGACGGCTATCTGGTCTATCACGACCGGCTGAAACAGTTGCTCGTCCTCTCGACCGGGAAGAACGTCGCCCCGGGTCCCATCGAGGACGCCTTCGCGACGAGCGAGCGCGTCGATCAGGTGATGGTCATGGGCGACAACCAGAAGTTCATCAGCGCGCTGATCGTGCCGAATCTGGAGGCGGTCGAGCGGTGGGCCGACGAGGAGGGGATCGACCTCCCCGAGGACCCCGACGACGTGTGTGACGACGAGCGCGTCCGCGAGTGGGTGCAGGAGGCCGTCGACGAGGTCAACGAGCAGTTCGAGAAACACGAGACGATCAAGCGGTTCGAACTGGTCCACGTCGAGTGGACGCCCGAGAACGACATGCTCACCTCTTCGATGAAGCTCAAACGCCGGAACATCCGCGATCACTTCTTCCACAAGGTCGAGGCCATCTACGGCGAGGAAGCCAGCGCGGACTAG
- a CDS encoding redoxin domain-containing protein gives MPPTEGDELPDFEALCCDGETFRSTTLSDAVGERGAVLVSTGFVYSAIAQNWWKRFQKYGWDEFDEVPVLGVSRDGPYAQNDFLRWLGRPPFRMFADVNGEVSESLDLLTDRDHMSNVSTPWRSVFVVDPDLEVEFAYVADEWIGPLPHEDVEAAVADL, from the coding sequence ATGCCACCCACCGAGGGCGACGAACTCCCCGACTTCGAGGCACTGTGCTGTGACGGCGAGACGTTCCGGTCGACCACTCTCTCCGACGCCGTGGGCGAGCGCGGTGCCGTCCTCGTCTCCACGGGCTTCGTCTACAGCGCTATCGCGCAGAACTGGTGGAAGCGCTTCCAGAAGTACGGCTGGGACGAGTTCGACGAGGTGCCCGTCCTCGGAGTCAGCCGCGACGGTCCCTACGCCCAGAACGATTTCCTCCGCTGGCTCGGCCGCCCGCCCTTCCGTATGTTCGCCGACGTGAACGGCGAAGTTTCCGAGTCGCTGGACCTGCTGACCGACCGCGATCACATGTCCAACGTCTCGACGCCGTGGCGCTCGGTGTTCGTCGTCGATCCCGATCTCGAAGTCGAGTTCGCCTACGTCGCCGACGAGTGGATCGGCCCGCTCCCCCACGAGGACGTGGAGGCGGCCGTGGCGGACCTCTAG
- a CDS encoding glutathione S-transferase N-terminal domain-containing protein: protein MTMTLYRLEGCPYCELVVDRLDELDIDYESVWVEGLHSRRNEVKRISGQRQVPVVVDEDRGITMAESDRILEYLDRSYA, encoded by the coding sequence ATGACGATGACACTCTATCGGCTGGAGGGCTGTCCGTACTGCGAACTCGTCGTCGACCGCCTCGACGAACTGGACATCGACTACGAATCGGTCTGGGTCGAGGGACTACACTCCCGCCGTAACGAAGTCAAGCGGATTTCGGGCCAGCGCCAGGTCCCGGTCGTCGTCGACGAGGACCGTGGCATCACGATGGCCGAGTCGGACCGCATCCTCGAATATCTCGATCGGAGCTACGCCTGA
- a CDS encoding cupin domain-containing protein, whose amino-acid sequence MEYEVLDTEDVPVTDLSEVEGVPPDLDIRPVGRTMGLDNLHVTLWYFEPGEEINYHAHGEQEELYYVIEGEFSLKLGRSGETETMEVGPGAFWAAGPEIGHGHRYVGDDEGVILAIGAPAVEDPGLDPHSLD is encoded by the coding sequence ATGGAGTACGAAGTGCTCGACACAGAGGACGTACCGGTCACAGACCTGTCGGAAGTGGAGGGCGTGCCGCCGGATCTGGACATCCGGCCCGTCGGCCGGACGATGGGGCTGGACAACCTCCACGTGACGCTGTGGTACTTCGAGCCCGGCGAGGAGATCAACTACCACGCCCACGGTGAGCAGGAAGAACTCTACTACGTGATCGAGGGCGAGTTCTCACTGAAACTCGGTCGCTCGGGCGAGACCGAGACGATGGAGGTCGGACCGGGCGCGTTCTGGGCGGCCGGTCCGGAGATCGGCCACGGCCATCGATACGTCGGCGACGACGAGGGCGTGATCCTCGCGATCGGCGCGCCGGCCGTCGAGGACCCCGGCCTCGACCCGCACAGTCTGGACTGA
- a CDS encoding NAD-dependent deacylase has protein sequence MSVDESDLRAVAGAIRDAESVVALTGAGVSTASGIPDFRGEDGIWERNDPMDFHIDRFRADPAGFWDDRVDLQSEAFDDGDVAPNAAHEALADLESAGYLDTVVTQNIDGLHQTAGSENVIEIHGSAARVVCRDCGQRSDADPAMERARDGELPPTCEDCNGTLKPDTVLFGEQLPEHALMRSQTRAEEADVFLAVGSSLTVEPAASLPRVAAEQGATLVLVNLESTPLSGRADYDFRADVTEALPRLRRVVEE, from the coding sequence ATGAGCGTCGACGAGTCGGACCTACGGGCGGTGGCCGGGGCAATCCGTGACGCCGAGTCCGTGGTCGCGCTGACCGGAGCGGGCGTCAGCACCGCGTCGGGTATCCCGGACTTCCGCGGTGAGGACGGTATCTGGGAACGCAACGACCCGATGGACTTCCACATCGATCGGTTTCGGGCCGATCCCGCCGGGTTCTGGGACGACCGGGTGGATCTGCAGTCGGAAGCGTTCGACGACGGTGACGTGGCACCCAACGCCGCTCACGAGGCCCTCGCCGACCTCGAATCGGCGGGCTACCTCGACACCGTCGTCACCCAGAACATCGACGGCCTCCACCAGACGGCCGGTTCCGAGAACGTGATCGAGATCCACGGCTCGGCCGCGCGGGTCGTCTGTCGGGACTGCGGCCAGCGGAGCGACGCCGATCCGGCGATGGAGCGAGCGCGGGACGGTGAGCTACCGCCCACCTGTGAGGACTGTAACGGGACGCTCAAGCCCGACACCGTCCTGTTCGGGGAGCAGTTGCCCGAACACGCGCTGATGCGATCGCAGACCAGAGCCGAAGAGGCCGACGTGTTCCTCGCGGTGGGGTCCTCACTGACCGTCGAACCAGCGGCGTCGCTGCCACGGGTCGCCGCCGAGCAGGGGGCGACACTGGTGCTGGTCAACCTCGAATCCACACCGCTCTCGGGGCGGGCCGACTACGACTTCCGTGCGGACGTGACCGAGGCACTGCCGCGACTGCGCCGCGTGGTCGAGGAGTGA
- a CDS encoding universal stress protein has translation MTLLVPFDGSDLSRSALKRASEFADYRGEEVVALTIIPDDEAFAQERGWIEAGETYDPTAVSDEFERTVQEVAPNATYRCEHPETSDSMTATVIDDITRTIRHVADDVDASIVFIGSENAGRVSTPVTSVGSPVSEDPRYDVHIVRHAD, from the coding sequence ATGACGCTTCTGGTCCCGTTCGACGGATCCGACCTGTCCCGATCCGCGCTCAAGCGAGCGAGCGAGTTCGCCGACTACCGCGGCGAGGAGGTCGTGGCGCTGACCATCATCCCGGACGACGAGGCGTTCGCCCAGGAACGCGGCTGGATCGAGGCCGGCGAGACCTACGACCCGACGGCTGTCTCCGATGAGTTCGAACGGACGGTGCAAGAGGTGGCCCCCAACGCCACCTACCGCTGTGAACACCCCGAGACCAGCGACTCGATGACCGCGACCGTCATCGACGACATCACGCGAACGATCAGACACGTCGCCGACGACGTGGACGCCTCCATCGTGTTCATCGGCAGCGAGAACGCCGGCCGCGTCTCGACCCCCGTCACGAGCGTCGGGAGCCCCGTCTCGGAGGACCCTCGCTACGACGTCCACATCGTTCGCCACGCTGACTAG
- a CDS encoding universal stress protein, translating into MYDRILLATDATVASDDAERHAIELAAANDAVLHVLYVVDESVVTAYSGDEYVDEREGPEHGLEEVGQERLAAIRADASDAGVEVVEELRHGQPAETIVDYAEESDADLVVLGTKRRPEEYRTLLGSVTNRVLRLTTRPATVVKTDVSE; encoded by the coding sequence ATGTACGACAGAATCTTGCTCGCGACGGATGCGACAGTCGCGTCAGACGACGCCGAGAGACATGCCATCGAACTCGCAGCGGCCAACGACGCCGTACTCCACGTGCTCTACGTCGTCGACGAGAGCGTCGTCACCGCCTACAGCGGCGACGAGTACGTCGACGAGCGCGAGGGTCCCGAGCACGGACTGGAAGAGGTGGGCCAGGAACGACTGGCAGCGATCAGGGCCGATGCCTCCGACGCGGGCGTCGAGGTCGTAGAGGAACTTCGACACGGCCAACCGGCCGAAACCATCGTGGACTACGCCGAGGAGAGCGACGCGGATCTGGTCGTGCTCGGGACAAAGCGGCGACCCGAGGAGTACCGGACGCTGCTCGGGAGCGTCACCAACCGCGTGCTCCGGTTGACGACCCGTCCCGCGACCGTCGTGAAAACCGACGTGAGCGAGTGA
- a CDS encoding acyl-CoA dehydrogenase family protein: MATQGTASSVDFGTGEETRLILDSLSEFLEQEVEPVRDELGETWSNPQLRHEEDGRLVPEVVDAIERIRKKSADAGFYAMNLPEEAGGDDVSNVTWYRAKKHVASHGIGLTEYVLAGPEGPKPLLLQAEGEQVEKYLEPAVAGEKSTAFAQTEPGVGSDSPSMDTRARKDGDEWVLNGQKQWITNAPYADFVQVFARTTPQEEAGRYGGITCFVVEADEFELGSMNNAVGMKGMQAELIFDDVRLGEDRVLGQPDTAFYNAMDFLSLGRLELGAEAVGYAEHLIEQGVEYANEREAFGRPIGKFQGISHKLAEGRARNFAADAAGLKLAWLMDEGEQAIEEASIFKYFASNVYFDIADDVVQVHGANGLSEDNPFMDHLHVARILRVVEGTDEIQLNTVAKQLGVS; the protein is encoded by the coding sequence ATGGCAACACAAGGCACGGCCTCGTCGGTCGACTTCGGAACGGGTGAGGAGACCCGGCTCATCCTCGACAGTCTGAGCGAGTTCCTCGAGCAAGAGGTCGAACCCGTCAGAGACGAACTGGGCGAAACGTGGTCGAACCCGCAGTTACGCCACGAGGAGGACGGACGGCTCGTCCCGGAGGTCGTCGACGCTATCGAGCGGATCCGGAAGAAAAGCGCCGACGCGGGCTTCTACGCGATGAACCTCCCCGAGGAGGCCGGCGGGGACGACGTCTCGAACGTCACCTGGTACCGGGCGAAGAAACACGTCGCCAGCCACGGCATCGGCCTGACCGAGTACGTCCTCGCGGGTCCGGAGGGCCCCAAGCCGCTCCTGTTGCAAGCCGAGGGCGAGCAGGTCGAGAAGTATCTGGAGCCGGCCGTCGCCGGCGAGAAATCGACCGCCTTCGCCCAGACAGAGCCCGGCGTGGGGTCGGACTCACCGAGTATGGATACCCGGGCTCGAAAGGACGGCGACGAGTGGGTACTGAACGGCCAGAAACAGTGGATCACGAACGCCCCCTACGCCGACTTCGTGCAGGTGTTCGCGCGAACGACACCCCAGGAGGAGGCCGGGCGCTACGGCGGGATCACCTGCTTCGTCGTCGAGGCCGACGAGTTCGAACTGGGGTCGATGAACAACGCGGTCGGAATGAAGGGCATGCAGGCCGAACTTATCTTCGACGACGTGCGCCTCGGTGAGGACCGGGTGCTCGGCCAGCCCGACACCGCCTTCTACAACGCCATGGACTTCCTCTCGCTCGGGCGGCTCGAACTCGGGGCGGAGGCAGTTGGGTACGCCGAGCACCTCATCGAGCAGGGTGTCGAATACGCCAACGAGCGGGAGGCGTTCGGCCGGCCGATCGGGAAGTTCCAGGGCATCTCCCACAAACTCGCGGAGGGACGGGCACGGAACTTCGCCGCCGATGCCGCCGGACTGAAACTCGCCTGGCTGATGGACGAGGGCGAACAGGCCATCGAGGAGGCTTCGATCTTCAAATATTTCGCGTCGAACGTCTACTTCGACATCGCCGACGACGTGGTGCAGGTCCACGGCGCGAACGGGCTCTCGGAGGACAACCCGTTCATGGACCACCTCCACGTCGCCCGGATCCTGCGCGTGGTGGAGGGCACCGACGAGATCCAGCTCAACACCGTCGCCAAACAGCTCGGCGTGTCGTAA